CCGGTCGACGACCAAAACTACGGCGAAAACTTTGGGCCGGACGCAACTTTGGGCCGAGGATGGGTCGAAAACGGAtggaatccggacatttgtccgtttgaggaCGCGCGTTGGGCCGCGCTATTCGTTTGTTTTACCCTAAACGGACCCACCCGGACAAGATGacgtcgcgcggtggagttggcctcatatAGCCCACCAACCATCCCCAGTGCTACTGCTACCACCGGAAGGATCCAGATCTCACTGGGATCCGGCGTCCCCCACCACGGGGTGGCTGACATGGCAGCATCGCATCCGCAAGAGATAAGGGCGGGAGCCAAGAAGCCAACCAGTTGGCGCCACCTGGCGTACAGCAAGCATCCACGGGTGAGCACGACAGTCGGACTTGGCCGGACCCCCACCCTCACCTCCGTCGCATCCCCACCTGGTGCCTGGCGTGGCAATGGCATCAGGACAAGTGACAACTGGACCCGCCTACTACTTTTCCGCAAGGGCATCGCAAACTTTCTCCAGCGCAAAAAAGTTGGCCAGTGCCAAGGGCATCCGCGCCTGCCTGCGTGCACGGTGCACTGCCGGGATGCATCCACCCAACGCAAGCCGTCCCCATCCCGTCCCGGAGAGGCAAACCGAGCCGGTGATGGGCGAGCTCGCACCAAACGTCTCATTAATGGCTTCAGTTTATAGCCATGACTAACGGCCTCACGCCCGTGTGTTGCGTTATCACCGGCTGTGCAGCTGACGTGAACCAAAAAGATTTTAGGCCGCCGGCCTGGAACTGAAACTTTGGTGCTCAGAATCAGATACGTCGCCGTGGGAGTAGCGTGCAAATGTAAACAGATCCGACTGTGGAATGGTATGCGGCAAAGCAGGAGCGAAGCAGGCGACAGCAATGGCAAACATATGCTACCGGCTCAGCCGAGGCGAGCTCGTAAAATAAGCTTGTTTTTAATTCGACTCAGCCAAGTTTGGCAAACGAACGAACCCTGTGGCCCCGCGCGACAGCGACCGGGCGCCCGAAGTGTATCGCGCCCGCCCGCGACACCCGAGCGGAGCCCCCGCCCCTACCATGTGCTCTCCCTGCCCGCAGACCCCTCAAAACCCACCCGCGCCCGCACCCACGCACCGAGCGAGAGCACCCAGCAGAAAGAAACGCACCAAATCTTCCACACCCCTCAGTGCCGACCTGAGCGCCAGAGATCCGCGGCGAGCGAGATGAAAGTGGAGGAGCagacggtggtgggaggaggaggaggaggggggctctggGGGCTGGCCGGGCGGCCGTGCGACACGTGCGCCGTGGACGCGGCGCGGCTCTACTGCCGGTCGGACGGCGCCTACCTCTGCGCCGGGTGCGACGCGCGCGCGCACGGGGCCGGCTCCCGCCACGCGCGCGTCTGGCTCTGCGAGGTCTGCGAGCACGCGCCCGCTGCGGTCACCtgccgcgccgacgccgccgcgcTCTGCGCAACGTGCGACGCCGACATCCACTCCGCCAACCCGCTCGCCAGCCGGCACGAGCGGCTCCCGGTCACGCCTTTCTTCGGCGCGCTCGCCGATCCGCCCCAGCCCAACCCCTCCCCGTCCTCCGCCGCCGCGATGCAGGAGGACGCAGACGACGACAGGAGCAACGAGGCCGAGGCGGCCTCGTGGCTTCTTCCCGAGCCTGGCGACAGCCCCGAGGACAGCGCCGCCACGTTCTTCGCCGATTCGGACGCGTACCTCGATCTGGACTTCGTCCGGTCCATGGACGGGATCAAGGCCATCGGGGTGCCCGTCGCCCCTTCCGAGCTCGACCTCGCCGGCGGCGCTCTCTTCTACCCCGAACACTCCATGAACCAGAGCGTAAGCCTTTCTGACATAGCTCGTCTCACTGAAATGCTTTTCTTGACCTGGACGTACGTGGTGATAAATAATGTCTACTACGCCTTTGCAGATGTCAACGTCTGAGGTCGCAGTGGTGCCGGACGCGCTGTCAGTCGGCGGGGCCCTGGCGCCGGCGCcgtcggtggcggtggtggcgaGCAAGGGGAAGGAGCGGCAGGCCCGGCTGATGCGGTACCGGGAGAAGCGCAAGAACCGGCGGTTTCAGAAGACCATCCGCTACGCGTCCCGCAAGGCGTACGCCGAGACGCGGCCGCGCATCAAGGGCCGGTTCGCCAAGCGCACCGCCGAGGACGACGCGCTGGAGCGGGACGGGCCGTTCTCGCCCGCGTCGTCAGCGCACCTGGCGTCGGACGGTGACTACGGCGTCGTGCCGTCGTTCTGAGGAGACCGGCGACGGCGACTCGGTTGTAGTTTTGGCGCGAGCATCCATCCGAGCGCGCGCGCTCCGTGTAACATTGAATAATCTGTACAGTTTTGTTCCATGGGATTAGTACCGTGACCGTGCCGAGCTGATGTACTCACTGTTTTTCTTCTCCCCAATCCAGTCTTTGTACCCTGCCTTGTATTCAGCAACTGTGACCTTCATTCAGTTGGGCGTTGAAGCATCAGTTCATCAGTGCAATGCCGTAGCGGCTAGGCTACGAGGATGAGAAGCATGCTGAAAAGGGCTTCCAAGAAACCCGTGCTCCAAGCGTGGGATTGCGTATCTTCATCGAACAGATTTAACAAATGCAGGTAATGCGAATGGAAGCGCGGAACAACTTTCGATGCGAGACGAGGACCGTGAAACCAACTTTGCTGTGGAGAGGCAGAGAATACGAGATTGGAATCACTGAACACtgaagcatgtactccctccgtttctttttagtctgtatataaaatttggtcaaagtcatACTTTGTTAAATttgtgcatcatgaaattaatttttatACTATATAACTCCAGTATTatggctcctttgattcaaaggtattgcataggatttttggaggattcgaacccttaggaatttttcctgtgatgctcgtttgattcgtaggattggcaTCCTTAGGAATTTTCCCACAGGATTCATTTGTtctacattttggaggaaaattttcattcactcaaacctctttgtagaATTCATTTGTTTTTCCTGCGCTATCAAACATTTGTTTTCAAATCATGTAGGATACTATGAGACATGCTATCCTATTTCTGTATTTTTCCTGTTCCTTCATTTTgacaatcctgcgaatcaaagaggcccttgcagatgttgatattttttttatAAAGTTGATTAAACTTTATTAAATTTGATTTTAaccaaattttatatgcagactaaaaagaaacggatgaAGTAATAAAAGAGTAAAAAGGACGTTGCTCAGCCACCGAACCACGTGGCCTGATGCTTGGAATCGTGTACGTTGCTGGGGAAGTTGCAAGAGCTCTTCAGCCATGTGGGCTGGCTCAGCTGCTGCCTGCTGTCGCCCGTATTGGTGATACACTACTGATACAGTCGAGAGAGTTTCACAAGTTCCAACCATTTCCATAGCTGCTAGTGCTAGCTGGCTAGCTGCCACTCCTTGTATCGATTCATGATTGCATGGATCGTGACCAAGTTATACGAGTtattagggcaactccaacgcgaTTAATCAAAACGGAAAACTACTGTATACGTCCAGAAATAAGGGCATCTCAAAATGTCCAGCCGAAGTGTCCGGACGATGCATCCAATGCAATGCTTCAAAATTCCGTAAACCCGACACAAGCTGAGGACATCTTCAACCGCGACCCCTAAATTTCCCGCCACGTGCGTCCGCAGACAGAAGGACCAATCCGCGGACACATATGTGAAAGACCGCCATCTAACACTGCCCGCATACATTCGGTCTCCCTCATTTTCTTTTTAAATCTGCATGATTAAATAGCCACATGTATAGAATACAAAcgttcaaatagccgcatgcagCACTAGTTCAAATGTTTAAAAAAGTTTAAATATTACATTCCAGTCCCCTTTAACGACCCATagatgctcaatcagatcttccttCAGCTGCTCTTAAGTTGGTTGATactgaatttgttgatgcatttgaataaactcttcaaatgtggCCGGATTCTGGTGTGGAAGTTCGATAGGATCTCCCATGTTCTCAAATTTTAGAGCCGCGGCAGCATCCTCACCCTCATCCTCGGTGATCATGTTGTGCATAATCACATAACATGTCATTACCTCCTACAAGGTCTCTCCCATTGTTAAGCAGGTCCGCGAACAACTGCAAAACGGGTCTACAGAACTCCAAATGCCTTCTCCACATCATTTTTAGCTGTTTTTGTCTTTGGGCAAAGTGGGACTTTTTCTGCCCAGCTGGGTTAGAGATGGTGCTGACAAAGGTAGCCCACAAAGGATTGATACCGTCAACTAGATAGTAGCCGATGTTGTACTCATGTGCATTGACAATATAGTGGCAAGTAGGAGCTTTTCCTTCAATCAGCCTACCGAACAACGGTGATCACTGCAGCGCATTGATGTCATTGTGGGACCCGGGTATGCCAAAGAAAgcgtgccaaatccaaagatcGTGTGATGCAACTGCCCTTGTAAAGCCTTCAGGCAATTTTTCATTCCCAATGCATGTAGTAAGAGATCCAAGTAAACCAGGCCACCCTCTTGCTTCTGAAATTGCCAAGAGCCTCTCGGTGTCTGTCACGGTTGGTTATCTTAGGTACTAAGGTTCGAACACCTCGACCATGGcagttgcaaacctgaccatggcatctcTCAGATATCCGTAGGTACTCGTCCCACGAATCAGCGAtcatgccatatgcaagcatccgtaGTGCGGCTGTGCACTTCTGATAACCAGAGAAGCCAAGCGTTTCCACAACATCCTTCTGCAAGacgaagtagtcatcataggaccAGACGCCCTGGTACGAACGATCGAAGACAGTCTTGCGCATCTAAAACGCTGGCGAAAATGGTCAGGGAAGAGTGCATCCGGGGCAAAGTAGTCGGCTATTAGTGTCAAATGGCCGCACACCCTGTTGCAGTTGAGAAATCGATGACCCTTGATcgagcccttgaaattgagaacatgctcatCCGCACACTCCACATCTTCAAGGACCGCTTGCATCATTGTTGTCTCATACGAGTACTCCTCGTCGGACAAGCCATCAGACGACTCAACAtagtgctcgtatatgtactcGAAACTGGAATCCACTGCtagaaagaagaagggaaaactTTTTTTAGCTCCAACAATTCATCGAACAGTTGTCGGGCATGGTGAGTATAGCAGCAGCAGATGGTACCTAGCGGACGGTCAAAGGACAGGGCTTGAACGTCAACAGAGGAGAAGCGGGGTGGAGCCCGGCTGGAACGCTGGAGGTGACGGAGCCGTAGAGTTCTGTCAAGGGTGTGGCGTGGCGGCCGGGGGTGGTCAAGCGACGGCGAAGGCAAAAGAGAAAAGAAGGAAGGAGATAAAATGGGGAGGATGGAGGCGAGGGGTCCGGGCAGGGTTTTTGGTCGGCCAGAAGTGTCAGGGTCCTACATGTCTGCTGTCCGGAGTCCCGCAAAGCTCCCCCACGTTTGTCTTTGGTTTGCGGGAAAAAGTACGTTTGGACCGCCCCGCGGACCAATACAGGACCGTGTTGGATGGCTTCCGCAGTCCGAATAGCGTGGTCTGGATGTATACATGCGGTTTGGGGgtccgcgttggagatgccctaagggaaGTTTGTGCAGTGCGGACATCCATCACGTGCGCGCCTGACCGCCACATCCCATTCGAAATCCTCTATGTGCGAAGAGGTTTGCGCACATTCATCCCAGTCAGGCCATTTCAGAGCAGACGTAATTCCACATCATTGATGCCGGTCTGAGCGACGCGGCGAGCGGGAAGCACTGCTTCAATGCCGACATGGCGACCGTGAGGCCTACTCTGGCCAGTGTGCCACATTGAAGCCGGCCACCCGTCTGTTTGCCTGACCGCCATTATTTAAGGACGATTCTGGTGTCATCCACACCATACCTCACATCCTATCCTCTTAGCTCATCGTTGATCCGCTCCTCTCTGTCTCTGCTCACCGTCATCAACGATATTGAAGTCCTGGTTCTCTGCACCGACAGGTGGTGGTTCGGGATCTCCTTCTGTCTTCGGATCATGGCGCCGCCACCGTCGCTCTCTGGGTTCATGGTCCTCCACGACACCTGGCTCCTCCTAGAAGGAATAGATCATCCTCTCTTCAAGAAACGAGGAGTTGGAGCTGCAACCGCGATGGAGGAAGACCAGGCGCACTTGGAGCTTCCCGTCGAATGTTCTCTCAAGGACCATGGTCTGGCACCACCCTCGTCGCGGCTCCACCGCGTCAGGGAAGAGCCTCCATCGCCATCGCACCGCCATGTCAATGTGGAGCCTACATCGTCACCTCTCTCATGCGTCAATAGAGCCTCCCTCACCACGCGCAAGACGTCGAAATCAGACGCCGTGTGAAGCAGGAGCCCATGTCAGCGCCTggtacgtctccatcatatctataatttttggttgtttcttgccattattctacaactttcatatacttttggtaacattttatattagtttttggactgacatattgatccagtgcctagtgccagttcctgtttgttgcatgttttttgtttcgcggaatatccataccaaacgaagttTAAAAGCGATAAAAGTTTACGAAGatctattttggaatatatgtgaattttgggaaaaagaatcaatgcgggacgatgctcgaggggcccacaagcccaaggggtgcgccccctacccagGGCGCGCCTGGAAGGCTTGTGGCGCCCCTGTAAGGCGGTCGGTGCCCTTCTTCGGCCACAGGAAAactaatatctggataaaaattgtgttaaaattttagccccatcggagttacggatcttcggaaatttaagaaacggttttcggccaaaaAACAGGAACGCAaaacaaaagagaacagagagagagagatccgatctcggaggggctcctgccctccgGGAGCAATGGAGACCAAGGACTAGAGGGAAAACCCTCCtcccattgatgacccacaagtataggggatcaatcaaagtcctttcaataagtaagagtgtcaaacccaatgacgagcagaagaaaatgacaagcgatTTTTGGCAAGGTAAtatttgcaagcactgaaattgtcggtaacatgtagtttgatagcaagataattagtACAAGTAATAAGTTACAATGGTAACaataggtgcagcaaggtagcccaatccttttttagcaaaggacgggccaaaataGTCTCTCATAgtaggcaaagcgttcttgaggacatacgggaatttcatctagtcactttcatcatgttggtttgattcatgttcgctactttgataatttgatatgtgggttgaccggtgcttgggtgctgttattacttgaacaagcctcccacttatgattaacccctttcgcaagcatctgcaactacgaaagaagaattaagataaaatctaatcatagcattaaatatatggatccaaatcacccccttatgaaatagcgcataaactagggtttaagcttctgtcactctagcaactcattatctaataactgttggggaacgttgcatggaaaacaaaaaataataatctacgcacacgcaagatctatccatggagatgcacaacaacaagaggggagagtgtgtctacgtaccctcgtagaccgtaagaggaagcgtttattaacgcggttgatgtagtcgaacttcttcgcgatccaaccgatcaaataccgaacgtacgacacctccgtgttcaacacacgttaaGCTCGgtaacgtcctcgccttcttgatacgGCAAGACAGgcaaagtagtggatgagttccggcagcacgacggcgtggtgatgctggtggtgatgctatcttcgcaggatttcgcctaagcactacgaaaatatgaccgggggacgaaactgtggagaggggcgtcacacacggctaagagattgtcgtggggTGTCTGGCGCTccctccctcatatatatatatatatatagggaaaatccatcctaccacccggtggtagttaccccacatatctcatatactaccatgtggtgctatatatactattttattattttaaatatgttcatatactatatctaagatattccaaagcaagttacatgaaaaattgcatatgagcccatagtttttgttatatttgtaaaatacgtacatatttatacGCACACAAAAatctcttattctgctaacacctgaTTATTGTCCCGGATGGTGAACCAAACCACCCCACCGCCACTAACCAAACCGCAACAAAGCCCACCCCCACCTCCCCGCACGACACCCACACCTCCCTCTTCCCCTGATCCAaacccccacctacctccaccttCTACCGgttccgccgctgccgccggatcACCACCCCGGTGCCGCCGCCGCAGCCTTATCCACCTTCTACCATGGCCTCCCCCAACCCTCTCCTTCCTCCCGACACCCCCCATCTTCCTGCGCTGGACCTCCCTCAACCACGCCTCCCACGTCGTCGGGAACGAACCCCGCGTGGCTGCCGGCGTGGATCCAGCCGCGCCGACCTCGCGCACCTCGCGTAGCTGCCGGCGtggatccgccgccgccgaccctagGCGTCACGTGCGGCTGCCGGTACGGATCCGGGAGCGCCGCCCCTCGGCAACCCCGACCTCCATCGCCATCTTCTCCCCTTTAGGCAAGGCAACCACGGCACGGGATCCCCTTCCCCAATGGCGTCCCCACCACCACGGGCCTCCCCTCCTCCCTGATGATGCTCCATGACGCTGTTGCAGTCGAGGAGTGCACTGTAGTCTGTCGGCACCCCCGAGCTTTGGTGCCCGGATCACGTGCCACAGCCACCGACCTCCCTCCTCGACAACATGCTTCACCAGCGATGCCATCAGTCTTGACATGCGACGAGGTCCCTCCATCTGCCGCCACTGCCCCCTTCCCAAATTCCGTTGACCGCTTGGCGGATATGCGAGCCCGTGGCCGGAACCGCTGCCATCGGCTCTCCGGCGCTGAATTCAGCTGCCCCATTCAcctctcctt
Above is a window of Triticum aestivum cultivar Chinese Spring chromosome 6B, IWGSC CS RefSeq v2.1, whole genome shotgun sequence DNA encoding:
- the LOC123137439 gene encoding zinc finger protein CONSTANS-LIKE 3, whose translation is MKVEEQTVVGGGGGGGLWGLAGRPCDTCAVDAARLYCRSDGAYLCAGCDARAHGAGSRHARVWLCEVCEHAPAAVTCRADAAALCATCDADIHSANPLASRHERLPVTPFFGALADPPQPNPSPSSAAAMQEDADDDRSNEAEAASWLLPEPGDSPEDSAATFFADSDAYLDLDFVRSMDGIKAIGVPVAPSELDLAGGALFYPEHSMNQSMSTSEVAVVPDALSVGGALAPAPSVAVVASKGKERQARLMRYREKRKNRRFQKTIRYASRKAYAETRPRIKGRFAKRTAEDDALERDGPFSPASSAHLASDGDYGVVPSF